Within Paenibacillus albicereus, the genomic segment CTGGACGATCCGAAAAAGTCGTTCGGCGAGGACGAGGAGATCCGCACGGTCGCCCGCCTCGGCTTGAAGGAGGACGCTCCGTCCGCCTATGCCTTCCTGGACAAGTTCGAGTGGACCGACGCCGACATGGCCAAGGTGATGGCGTCCGTGCAGGACGGCCAGGAGCCGGCCGAAGCGGCCGCCGCCTGGGCTCAGGACAACGCCGCCCTGATCGACGGCTGGGTGGACGGCATCGAGAAGGGCGACGGCAAGACGATCAAGCTCGCCTACGTCGCCTGGGATTCCGAGATCGCCAGCACGAACGTCGTCGCCTGGGTGCTGGAGAACCGACTGGGCTACAAGACCGAGCTGATGCAGGTCGAGGCCGGCCCGATGTGGGCGGGCGTAGCCGGCGGCGACGCCGACGCGATGGTCGCGGCCTGGCTGCCGATCACGCACAAGGACTATGCGGAGCAGTACGAGGGCAAGTACGAGGACCTCGGCGCGAACCTCAAGGGCACGAAGCTCGGCCTCGTCGTGCCGTCGTACATGGACGTCTCGTCCATCGAGGATTTGAAAGGCTGAGCAAAGCCAAGCCGAGCCCTAGGATCGATCAAAAGCCGTTCCGAGCCATGGAGACATGACTTGGAACGGCTTTTTTGGCCTAGGCAATGAAGCGGAGCCGGCATGCCGGATGGCTTACGTGGCCGCAGGCGCGGCGGTCCGCATGCCTCGTACGGCATCCATCAGCGACAAGGCCGCCTTGCCGAGAAAAGGCTTGGTCCGATAGGCGAGGCCGATCTCGATGACCGGATGCAGGTCGGCCAGCGGCCGCACGAGGAGGGCGCCGTCCCGTTCCAGTCCGGCATAGATGGGAGCGATGCCGATGCCGAAGCCGGCCTGGACCATCTGCTGGATGACGGAGAAGCTCCCGACTTCCATGCAGGCGAGGAGGCTCCGGCGGTCCGGTCCGATCGCCGCTTCCCAGAGCTGCCGATAGGCGCAGGCCGATTCCTTGACGAGCACGGCATGACCCGCGAGATCGCTCGCCGCGATGAAGTCCCGGCCGGCCAGCGGGTGGTCCGGGCTCAGCATGACCCCGAGCCGTTCCTCAATCAGCGGCTCGAATTCCAGCTGGAACGCGGGCGGCGGCTCCGAGCAGACGCCGAACTCCAGCTCGCCGTCCCGGACCTTCTCCGCGATCGCCCGGCTGCCGCTGACGTCCATGGACAGCTCCACCTTCGGCCAAGCGCTGCAAAAATCCGCGAGCACAGCCGCAAGCCGCTGGCTGGCGACAGGCTCGATCGCGGCGAAGCGCACCGAGCCGTTCTCTCCCGCAGCAATGTCGGATACGGTCTGCCTCAACGTCCCGACCGACTTCAGCAAGGTCGAGGCCTCCTGCTGCAGCCATCGGCCGGCCTCGCTCACGATCATGCGCTTGCCGTCCCGTACGAACAAGGCGACGCCGAGATCCGCTTCGAGACGCTGGATCTGCAAGGTCACCGTCGAGGGAGCGTATTGCAGCTCCTCGGCGGCTTTCAAAAAATGGCCGAGACGGGCGCAGGCCTCGAAGGTCTTTAGGGCACGAAGATCCATGGCTCTCTCCTTTGTTTGGATAAATCGAATGAATCGTTCAAATTATTCAATTTTACAAAACTTCCCGCTGTTTTTACAATAAGGCCAACGGCATCGGCTTGCAAGGGATGCTTCATAAGGGGGATGCAGGATGACAGCGACTAGAATCGTACGCGGCAATCCGGAGGCCGCTCATTGCGCCTTCACATTCGATGACGGGCCGATCCGGGTCTCGATCGACCCGTGGCTGGACGCGCTCGAGCAGGGAGGGGCGCGCGGGACGTTTTTCCTGACGGGCGAGTGGCTCGACCGCTACCCGGAGAAAGCGAGGGAGATGCTGGCTCGGGGCCATGAGATCGCCACGCATACGTACCATCACCGCCGCATGGGGGAAGTGAGCCGAGCCGTCTTTTTCGAAGAGATGATGCTGGCCGAGCTCGCCTATCAGGAGGCGACCGGCAGGCCGGTGCCGACGTTCATGCGGTTTCCCTACGCGTCGTTCCGGGAGGAGAATCTGGGCTGGCTCCGCGA encodes:
- a CDS encoding glycine betaine ABC transporter substrate-binding protein, translating into MKSIGAAAIAATLVVAGCSSNGNADADGASGSGGGSVGKAVSHKIVGIDPGAGLMAAAERAVSDYGLSDWTLVEGSSAAMAVALDKAVKNEDPIIVTGWTPHWMFAKYDLKYLDDPKKSFGEDEEIRTVARLGLKEDAPSAYAFLDKFEWTDADMAKVMASVQDGQEPAEAAAAWAQDNAALIDGWVDGIEKGDGKTIKLAYVAWDSEIASTNVVAWVLENRLGYKTELMQVEAGPMWAGVAGGDADAMVAAWLPITHKDYAEQYEGKYEDLGANLKGTKLGLVVPSYMDVSSIEDLKG
- a CDS encoding LysR family transcriptional regulator, yielding MDLRALKTFEACARLGHFLKAAEELQYAPSTVTLQIQRLEADLGVALFVRDGKRMIVSEAGRWLQQEASTLLKSVGTLRQTVSDIAAGENGSVRFAAIEPVASQRLAAVLADFCSAWPKVELSMDVSGSRAIAEKVRDGELEFGVCSEPPPAFQLEFEPLIEERLGVMLSPDHPLAGRDFIAASDLAGHAVLVKESACAYRQLWEAAIGPDRRSLLACMEVGSFSVIQQMVQAGFGIGIAPIYAGLERDGALLVRPLADLHPVIEIGLAYRTKPFLGKAALSLMDAVRGMRTAAPAAT